The following DNA comes from Picosynechococcus sp. PCC 7003.
ATTCACGTTGGCATCCCGCAGCAGTTGGGCCACATAGCTTTTTCCTCCTGGCACATACCAGACCCCTTGGTAGGGCGACCCACTGAGTACCGTTGGCGTTGTTTCTAAATCTTTGACTTGGTTCACGAGGGCTTGGTAACGGTCGGCGATCGCCCCAAAAATCTCATTGGCTTCAGCTTCTTTGTTAAAGAGGAGAGCCGTAAACTTGAGCCATTCCGCCCGGCCCAGGGGAGTGGGTTCCAGGTGCGCTGCGTCTAACACCACCGTTAACCCCAAGGAATCTAGGGCGCTGGTATTGTTCCCCTCACTGGCATCGAGGCGATAGTTCAAAATCACATCGGGCTGGAGACTGAGGATCGCTTCCCGGTCTAGCTGGAGATTGCCGACTTCTTGGATATCGCCCGCTTCAATGGCCGCCCGAATTTCAGGACTATAGATCAGTTGGCGATCGCCGACCCCAATTAAATTTTCTAAATGACCTAAAACGTCTAAGTGGGGTAAATAGGTTGTCGAAAGGGCAATCACCCGGTTGACGGGCACTTCAACGATGGTCGCCTCTGGATAATCCTCCGGAATGGGCGTACCACACTGCACAAAAACATAAGTTAAATCTTGCTGGGCTGTTTCCCAGGGCTGCCGCACCGTCACCACTTTGTAATGGTCGTGGTATGTCACCTGGAAGCCACTGGCAAATTCTGGCGTTACCTTATTGGGAAAATAATCCACCGCCGGATCATAATTTTCGACACAAGCTGTCGTCGGTGCTGGGGTCTCCGTGAGCGGTTGGGTGGGGCCACAACCCCCTAGCCAGAGGGATAAACCCAGGCCCAGCAGAGGAAGCGAACGGTGTGGCAATAGGGGAAAACGCATCTTTTTTGCTCCTATGTAAACCACGGAATGCGTTGTACCGTTGTTGCAAAGTGACCATCGTCCTGGAGTTCAAACAGACGGAAACCCGGTTGTTCCCACAGTTGGCGATCGCCTGCGATGGGTTCCTGATCCGGCGGCGTCACTTGGGTGCAAGTTGATGGTGTACCAAAGCAGGGAATTTCCCCTTGGGTGACGCTGTATTCCAGATGCACATGGCCAAAGAAAACCGTTTTCACCTGGGGATGGTTTTGGATAATTTCCCAAAACTCAGCGCGGTTGGTCACATCAATTTGATCAAGCCAATCAACCCCCGCTGGCACCACATGGTGATGGATGGCGATCGCCACTGGAGAATTTTGATATTGTTCCAGGTTTTCCGCGAGCCAAGCCAATTGATTCGCATCTAAAAACCCCTCGCCATATTCTGGATTTTTAAGAAACGAATCCAACAGCAGCAGTTGCCATGGCCCCAGGGAAACGCTCTTTTCGGGCGAAAGGTAATCTCCCTGTAAAATCTCTGCCATAACTTTCGGATCATCATGATTCCCCGGCAGCCAATAGCTGGGAATCTGGGTCGCTTCGACTAAATCCCGTAACCGTTTATAGGCGATCGCCTCACCGTGGTGGGCCAAATCCCCCGTTAGAATCACGCGATCTGGTTTAAACTGTTGCGCCGCCGCCAATACCGCCTGAAAAGACGCATCCGTTTTCACGCCCCGCATTTCGGCATCGGGATGGTCGAGGAGGTGGGTATCAGTAATCTGGGCAATGAGAACCATGGGAAATCGTGGGAGCAATAGGGGATGAAACGGAGCAATTTAACGGAATTGGGCATTGACACCAATCTGAAGCCGACGCCCAACGCCCGGAAACGCTGGGAACGTTTCAAAATCTGCATCAAACAAATTTTCGACACTCGCCGTTAAATTCACGGTATCACTAATGGGATAACGCGCCCGCAAATCAAGGTTGGTGTAGCCTTCGAGGGATGCAGTATTGGCATTATTTGTGAGGCGATCGCCGACCCGTTTCAAGAAAATTCCGGCATAAATTCCCTGGGGATTTTCATAGGCGAGGCCAACATTAAAGGAATCCGTCCCGGCAAAGGCGACCTCGTTACCAACCACCGCCGGATCAGCATCGGCAAGAATTTTAGAGTTGTTCCAGGTGTAGTTAGCAAAGGCAGACAGAGAAGGTGCCAATTGAACCGTTAACTCTGCTTCTAAACCTTGATTGCGCGCTTTCCGGACATTTTGTGGCGTGAATGTCTCTAGATCAAAAACGATGGCATCATCAAGGGTGTTATTAAAGTAAGTCAGGCGCACCAAAGCACGGTCTGAAAAACGATGATCAATGCCAAGATCAAAGCTATTCCCAATCTCCGGCACTAAATCAGGATTGCTAAACCCAGGAAAATAAAGATCCACTGCCGTCGGCACACGGAAGTTACGGGCATAGTTCCCCCGAATTCGCGTCGCGTCTCCCATTTGCCAAGCGAACCCCGCACTAGGCGATGTCACCGAACCATCAGCCAAACTATTAAAGTCCTGGCGCACGCCCAGATTTAAAGCCAGTTCCGGGGTGATATCCAGGCCATAGCGAGCAAAAATTGCCCCTTGACTGAGATTTTCGTCGTAACTAAAGCCAAATACACCAGGATCTTCTGCTTTTGCAGTCAAATAGCGGTAATCAAAACCATAGGTGAGATTTTGGGTTTCATTTAGTTGCCAATTGTGCTGGATTTGCGCACCAAAGGAATTATTTTCATAACGGGCATCGGTCGTCCCAAATTGATTCTCATCAAAGAAGCGAAAATCATTTAAATCTGCAAATAATTTTGTTGTCAGCAGAGAATCATCGCTATTCCCCAGGCGAGACTCTAAATCCAGGGACAACAACCAATTATTGTCGTATTGGGTCGCATTTGGACTTGGGGAAGAAACACCACCCGGAATTTCAAGATCCTTGCTGCCGTAAATTCCGTTAAAGCGTAACCGATGGCGATCGCCCAACT
Coding sequences within:
- a CDS encoding ABC transporter substrate-binding protein, with amino-acid sequence MRFPLLPHRSLPLLGLGLSLWLGGCGPTQPLTETPAPTTACVENYDPAVDYFPNKVTPEFASGFQVTYHDHYKVVTVRQPWETAQQDLTYVFVQCGTPIPEDYPEATIVEVPVNRVIALSTTYLPHLDVLGHLENLIGVGDRQLIYSPEIRAAIEAGDIQEVGNLQLDREAILSLQPDVILNYRLDASEGNNTSALDSLGLTVVLDAAHLEPTPLGRAEWLKFTALLFNKEAEANEIFGAIADRYQALVNQVKDLETTPTVLSGSPYQGVWYVPGGKSYVAQLLRDANVNYPWDATAARLSLPLDFEAVLGRAKTADLWLNVNPAWQTTADIFQEDQRYELFEAVQNQQVYAANNRVAPGGGNDFWEGGILNPDVILADVIKIAHPDQLPDHELYYYRHLQNSP
- a CDS encoding TonB-dependent receptor, whose product is MTIAYCLCGSTAIFAQEDNNLEDEQETVDFELTVIDELLNQPVYGPSRQEETVQDATRAAYVINREQIEAQGYRTVNEALKYFPGIFIDSTAGSRLGAQSSQIFRGANSSSQTLILLDGRPLNRFDSGNFDLSNLTTDNVERIELIPGGSSVLFGSNAIGGVINIVTRQPGFNQPVAVETGVDLGSFGYNRQNVGVSFGSETQAVRLAYDRTAAENDFDYDIAARGLSGIRDNAATNIQNVNLQVVNQLGDRHRLRFNGIYGSKDLEIPGGVSSPSPNATQYDNNWLLSLDLESRLGNSDDSLLTTKLFADLNDFRFFDENQFGTTDARYENNSFGAQIQHNWQLNETQNLTYGFDYRYLTAKAEDPGVFGFSYDENLSQGAIFARYGLDITPELALNLGVRQDFNSLADGSVTSPSAGFAWQMGDATRIRGNYARNFRVPTAVDLYFPGFSNPDLVPEIGNSFDLGIDHRFSDRALVRLTYFNNTLDDAIVFDLETFTPQNVRKARNQGLEAELTVQLAPSLSAFANYTWNNSKILADADPAVVGNEVAFAGTDSFNVGLAYENPQGIYAGIFLKRVGDRLTNNANTASLEGYTNLDLRARYPISDTVNLTASVENLFDADFETFPAFPGVGRRLQIGVNAQFR
- a CDS encoding phosphodiesterase, whose translation is MVLIAQITDTHLLDHPDAEMRGVKTDASFQAVLAAAQQFKPDRVILTGDLAHHGEAIAYKRLRDLVEATQIPSYWLPGNHDDPKVMAEILQGDYLSPEKSVSLGPWQLLLLDSFLKNPEYGEGFLDANQLAWLAENLEQYQNSPVAIAIHHHVVPAGVDWLDQIDVTNRAEFWEIIQNHPQVKTVFFGHVHLEYSVTQGEIPCFGTPSTCTQVTPPDQEPIAGDRQLWEQPGFRLFELQDDGHFATTVQRIPWFT